Genomic segment of Halostella limicola:
TTATATTGGCGGATCTCCCATAAGGACGTAATCATGGCTATTCTTGACGTGATCAAGCTGACGACATATACCATATCTGTGGAAAGAAACTGTTCAAAAGGATCCAGATAGAAGGATGACCGCAGATTCCAACACGCCGGTTGAGGTATCACCGGCCGCCGACGATCGTGCAGAGTACGACTACGTCTCCGATGACGTCGAACGCCCCGGATTAGTCGAAGATCTCCGCGGTCGTATTGACGGCGACGTTCGCTTCGATACGTACACGCGACAGCTGTACGCGACAGACGCCAGCGCCTACGAACAAACGCCGATCGGCGTTGTCTATCCGACATCGACTGACGACGTCTCGGCAGTCGTTACCTACTGCGCCATGCGAGAGATTCCTGTCCTCCCGCGTGGAGGCGGAACCAGTCTAGCCGGCCAGGCAGTGAACGAGGCTGTCGTTCTGGACTTCACGCGATACATGGATGATATCATCTCAGTCTCGACCGACGCTCGTCGCGTCCGGGTGCAACCGGGGACAGTTCTTGCCGACCTCAACCGAAGACTCGCTCCGCACAGTCTCAAGTTTGCGCCCGATCCGGCTGCCGGTGACCGCAGCGCTATCGGCGGTGCCATCGGCAACAACTCGACTGGGGCTCACTCACTCGTCTACGGGAAGACCGACGCCTACATCGAGGAGTGCGAAGTCGTCCTCGCAGACGGCACTGTCGCAACACTCGGCGATACTGAAGTCCAGACTCTGCGCGAGGAAGCCGACCTCGATGGAGACCTGCTCGAACGCGTGTACGCCGAGGTCGTCCGCATCCTTGACGAGGAAGCTGACGAAGTTCGGGAGCGATTTCCCGATCTGAAGCGCAATGTCTCCGGTTACAACCTCGACGTACTCGTCGAGGAAGCGGAGACCGGGACCGTTAACCTCGCCCGGCTACTCGCAGGTAGCGAGGGAACGCTAGCGGTCGTCACTGAAGCCGAACTGTCGCTCGCACCTGTTCCGGAGACGAAATCAGTGTCGTTGCTGTTCTACGAGAGCGTCCTCGACGCTGTCACCGACGTTCAGCACGTCCTCGACCATGAACCGGCAGCAGTCGAACTCATCGATGATGTGCTTCTCGGACTGGCACGAGATACCGCCGACTTCGAGGCGGTAGCATCGCTTGTTCCGTCGGAGGCTCAGGCGGCGCTGTTGGTAGAGTTTTACGCCGATAACGACGAACATGGCTGCGAACTGACGGCCGACTTGCTCGCCGATCGCGTCCCCGTAGCTGCCACGGAAGCCACACCGAGCGGCGGGCGGCCGACCGCTGACGAAACGCTCGCGCTCGCAGGCCATGAGGCACACGATGAAGTTGACCGCGACAAGTTCTGGAAGCTTCGGAAGGCCGGTCTCCCCATCCTCCTGTCGCGTACGTCCGACGAGAAGCACATCAGCTTTATCGAGGACTGTGCTATCCCGCCGGAGCACCTTCCCCAGTTTGTTGAGCGTTTTCAGACATTGCTTGCGGAGAAAGACCGGGACGTCGACGCGGCTTTCTACGCACACGCCGGTCCAGGTGTCCTACATGTCCGTCCTCTCGTCAACACAAAGGCTGCCGAGGACAGGAAGGATATGGTAGCTATCGCCGACGCAGTGACCGACATGGTCGTCGAGTTCGGTGGGAGCGTCTCCGGCGAACACGGTGACGGTCGCGCCCGTACCCAGTGGAACCGGAAACTGTACGGCGATGCCGTCTGGCAGGCATTCCGTGATCTTAAGTCCGCATTTGATCCAGACTGGATACTGAACCCCGGGAACGTCTGCGGCGACCACGACATGACCGACAACCTCCGATACGATGACGCATACGCCCATGACGCAGGTTTCGACCCTGCGCTTAACTGGGAGAACGAGAACGGCATGCAGGGGATGGTCGAACTCTGTCACGGCTGTGGCGGCTGTCGTGGCGGCCAAGAGACGACAGGCGGCGTGATGTGTCCCACCTTCCGCGCCGTCGAGGAGGAGAGTACGGCCACCCGCGGCCGGGCGAATCTCCTCCGACAGGCTATGAGCGGTGATCTTCCTGATAATCCCACCGACGACGAATTTGTCGACGAGGTACTTGACCTCTGTATCGGCTGCAAAGGCTGTGCGAAGGACTGCCCCAGTGAGGTGGACATGGCGAAGCTCAAAACGGAAGTGATG
This window contains:
- a CDS encoding FAD-binding and (Fe-S)-binding domain-containing protein, with the translated sequence MTADSNTPVEVSPAADDRAEYDYVSDDVERPGLVEDLRGRIDGDVRFDTYTRQLYATDASAYEQTPIGVVYPTSTDDVSAVVTYCAMREIPVLPRGGGTSLAGQAVNEAVVLDFTRYMDDIISVSTDARRVRVQPGTVLADLNRRLAPHSLKFAPDPAAGDRSAIGGAIGNNSTGAHSLVYGKTDAYIEECEVVLADGTVATLGDTEVQTLREEADLDGDLLERVYAEVVRILDEEADEVRERFPDLKRNVSGYNLDVLVEEAETGTVNLARLLAGSEGTLAVVTEAELSLAPVPETKSVSLLFYESVLDAVTDVQHVLDHEPAAVELIDDVLLGLARDTADFEAVASLVPSEAQAALLVEFYADNDEHGCELTADLLADRVPVAATEATPSGGRPTADETLALAGHEAHDEVDRDKFWKLRKAGLPILLSRTSDEKHISFIEDCAIPPEHLPQFVERFQTLLAEKDRDVDAAFYAHAGPGVLHVRPLVNTKAAEDRKDMVAIADAVTDMVVEFGGSVSGEHGDGRARTQWNRKLYGDAVWQAFRDLKSAFDPDWILNPGNVCGDHDMTDNLRYDDAYAHDAGFDPALNWENENGMQGMVELCHGCGGCRGGQETTGGVMCPTFRAVEEESTATRGRANLLRQAMSGDLPDNPTDDEFVDEVLDLCIGCKGCAKDCPSEVDMAKLKTEVMHARHQEHGASLRDKIFANVDTLAALGSAFAPLSNVAQSLPGADTFTEKVIGIASERSLPSFHRETVQDWFDARGGPKISASEADRKAVFFADTYTNYSHPEVGKSAIRVLEAAGVHVTVADNTDSGRPALSKGFIDEARDTVEENVSKLWPQVSEGREIVLVEPSDAVMFQSDALDLCSGDRVEAIAENTYGVCEYLDTFRLDENIDWKVPSDSLVYHGHCHQKATKKDHHAVGILRRAGYPVDPVDSGCCGMAGSFGYEAEHYSLSRAIGDILFDQIEQSNGQVVTAPGASCRTQLSDGPVDSVPADSELAETLSNSKKPPTPVELLDLALSS